The Bosea sp. AS-1 region CCCCCATGGCAAGCCTTGCCGACTCAACGAGTTAGGCCTTATCAAGGCGTTGGCGGCAGGGTGGAATATCGTCCCACCCCTTCCGCCAAAGAAATCACGCAAGCAGCTGGCTTTTTAAGTGCCGTTTCTATGCGGCGCAGCCCTCCCTCCGGCCCCTATTCCCAGCCGATCGAGCCCTCTTCTGCCCTTCGCCGTCACGACTCAGGGTCGCCGACGCGCATCTGCGTCTACGTTTGACCGAACCTGTTGCGGTCATTCAGCCGCAGCAGGTCGAGTTGACGCGCACGCCGGACCGCCCGGCGCCAGTCCGCGTCAGAGCTCGAACGCGGGATCGATCGGCACGCGATAGCCGTTGACCAGACGGTTCGTCTCGTTGGCCATGCCGACGACGGCGAGAAGCTCGTTGTACTGTTCTGGCGTCATTCCTGCCTTGGCTGCCGCCGCACCATGGCTGGCGATGCAATAGCCGCAATTGTTGGTGACGCTGACGGCGACATAGATCAGCTCCTTGACCAGGGGATCCAGCGCACCCGGCGCCATCACCTCGCGGATGCTGTCCCATGTCCGGCGCAAGGTCTTCTCGTCGTTGGCGAGGTACTTCCAGAAATTGTTGACGTCATCGAGGTTTCTGGCGGACTTGATCTCGTCATAGACGGCTTTCACGGCGTCGCTGGCTTGGTTGTACTCGATCGCTTTCGGGCGAGGCATCGTCTGTCTCCCAGGTTCATCCGACAAGAGCGGCTTCAGTGTTGGTCACGCGGCGGCGACGACCATGATCTCGACGAGGATATCGGGGTAGGCCATGTCGCCCGTGACGCAGGCGCGTGCGGGTGCGTGATCGGGATCGACCCAGCCGTCCCAGACCTCATTCATGGCCTTGTAGTCGTCCATCGACTTCAGCCAGATGATGCTCGAGAGCACTTTCGTGCGGTCGCTGCCGCAGCGCGCAAGCATGTCGTCGACCTTTGCCAGCGCCTGCGCCGTCTGCTCTCCGACCGAGACCGAGCGGTCATCCGCCACCTGCCCCGCCAGATAGACCGTCCCGTTATGGACCACGGCACGGCTGCGGCGCCCGTTCGAATCGGCTCTCGTGATCAGCATGGATAATCTCCGCGCAGGTTGCGTCGTTAGGAGCGGTTTACGATCGAAGGAGGATCGAAGGCGGTCACGGGCGGCAATTCCCCGGTGTAGCGCTCGATCTCGACGAGACAGGATTGCGCGCTCGGCCCCTGGCCCAGGCGCGACGTCCCCAGGTCATGTGTCAAGACGTTGGGGTTGCCGTGCTTTTCGAGGCTGGCCGTGCCGGGAGCTGTGGGGTCGTACCAAGCCCCCGTCGCCAGTTGCAGGACCCCCGGACGAACTGCGTCGGAGAGGACCGCAGCGGCAAGGCAGGCACCGCGATCATTGAACAGACGAACGATGTCGCCGTCGCCGATCCGGC contains the following coding sequences:
- a CDS encoding carboxymuconolactone decarboxylase family protein, with amino-acid sequence MPRPKAIEYNQASDAVKAVYDEIKSARNLDDVNNFWKYLANDEKTLRRTWDSIREVMAPGALDPLVKELIYVAVSVTNNCGYCIASHGAAAAKAGMTPEQYNELLAVVGMANETNRLVNGYRVPIDPAFEL
- a CDS encoding RidA family protein, with amino-acid sequence MLITRADSNGRRSRAVVHNGTVYLAGQVADDRSVSVGEQTAQALAKVDDMLARCGSDRTKVLSSIIWLKSMDDYKAMNEVWDGWVDPDHAPARACVTGDMAYPDILVEIMVVAAA